A stretch of the Thiomicrorhabdus xiamenensis genome encodes the following:
- a CDS encoding ABC transporter permease, with amino-acid sequence METQMILISYWDLAMLSVLVVLMGSVLWLQGFTHVGQYFWANVRAVAQLSFMGVWLTWVFYADNPLWVALVGLIMLLAAGYEIAKRQQYRFQKYSSILIGLMSLSVTALVLLVAVLTLVIQPDPWYQPQYAIPLLGMLLGNSMTAIGVGLDNLTRNTKQLKNKVEAQLALGYSAKESMKFIKQQSLHASMIPVINMLVAAGVISLPGMMTGQILAGASPMEAVKYQIMIMLLIATSTAAGTLIAVEMAAKKLFDERQRLHLSVLEKAKK; translated from the coding sequence ATGGAAACGCAGATGATTCTGATTAGTTACTGGGATCTGGCAATGCTTTCAGTACTGGTTGTATTAATGGGCAGCGTTTTATGGTTGCAGGGATTTACCCATGTCGGCCAGTATTTTTGGGCCAATGTGCGGGCGGTGGCGCAACTCTCTTTTATGGGCGTCTGGCTTACCTGGGTCTTTTATGCCGATAACCCGCTCTGGGTTGCGCTGGTGGGGTTGATTATGCTGCTGGCAGCCGGTTATGAGATTGCCAAGCGGCAGCAGTATCGTTTTCAGAAGTACAGCAGTATTCTGATCGGGCTTATGTCCCTTTCCGTTACCGCACTGGTGTTGCTGGTCGCCGTTTTGACGCTGGTCATTCAGCCAGATCCCTGGTATCAACCGCAATACGCTATTCCGCTTCTCGGGATGTTGCTCGGTAACAGCATGACGGCGATCGGCGTCGGCCTGGATAATTTAACCCGCAATACCAAACAGCTTAAGAATAAGGTCGAAGCGCAACTGGCATTGGGTTACAGTGCCAAAGAGTCGATGAAGTTTATTAAACAGCAGAGTCTGCACGCCTCGATGATTCCGGTAATCAATATGTTGGTCGCAGCCGGGGTCATTTCTCTGCCGGGAATGATGACCGGACAGATTCTTGCCGGTGCCAGTCCGATGGAAGCGGTTAAATACCAGATTATGATTATGCTGTTGATTGCGACATCGACCGCGGCGGGGACTTTGATTGCGGTAGAAATGGCGGCTAAGAAGCTGTTTGACGAGCGCCAGCGCTTACACTTGAGTGTTCTTGAAAAGGCGAAAAAATAG